The Acidimicrobiales bacterium DNA window CCCGCCGCCCCGATCCCCAATCCACCCCTCCGCCCCCACCCGCCGACACCCAGCTCACCCTCCTGTAGACCCTCGACGATCCAAATTGCGTCCCAAAACCCGCATGTAGCGGGCTGATCAGCGCAATTTCGCAGTACCGAATCTCGGCTGCGTCACAGGGTGGCGGGGTGCGGTGTCTTTGGGCGTGAAGCGATGGACGGCCAGAGGGAGCTGGGTTTCATGGGGTTCTTGAAGAGGCAGCGGGGGCAGGAGCATCCGGAGTCGTGGATCTTCGGGCCGAAGCGGTCCGTGCGGCGGGATGTGACGGAGTCGCTGGCGGAGAACGGGCGGCCGTTGCGCTGGACGATCGTGCTCGGGGTCGGGATCGTCGGGTTGGTGGGGCTGTCGGCGGTGGCGCCGATGTCGCCGATCGCGCTGGTCGGTGACGAGAGCGACGAGGCCCACGGGGTGCCCGAGGGCACGCAGCTCACCCCCTCCGGCAAGCTCGTCGTGAAGCAGGACGGCACCGTGATCGACGCCATGGACGTCCGCGGCGCCATCTGGGTGCAGGCCGACGACGTGCGCATCACCCGCACCCGGGTGACCGGCAGCAGCTACCACACGATCCGGGTGTTCGACGGCGCCGACGGCACCATCGTCGAGGACACCGACGTCGTCTGCACCGACGACGCCCTCAACGGCGGCAAGGGCGTGGTGTTCGGCAACTACACGGCGACCCGGCTCGACGTCACCGGCTGCGGCGTCCCGTTCGTGACCGCCAGCGGCAACGTGCGGGTGACCGACTCCTTCGCCGACGGCGAGCCGGTCGACATCAACGTCGGCGGCGACGACGGACCCACACCGCCGCCCGCCACACCTGCTCCCTCCACCCCTCCGACGACGACACCCGCACCGCCGACCACCCGCCCGCCAGCCCCGCCCACCACGACCCCCGCGCCGCCGTCCACCACGGCGCCGCCCACCACCACACCCCCACCGCCGGGCGACGGCCGCTTCCCCGACGCGTCGAGCACCGGCGTCCCCGCGGGCGTCACGCTGCGGCCGTCCGGGTCGGTGACGGTCACCACCGACGGGGCCGTCGTCGGGAACCTGCACGTCACCGGGTCGATCACGGTCGAGGCCGACGACGTGGTCATCCGCAACACCCGCATCGACAACACCGCCACCTACCCCATCCGGTCGTCAGGCCGGAACCTGCTGGTCGAGGACAGCGAGATCGACGGCAACGGCACGGCCAACGTCGCCATCCTCCCGGGTGAGTACACGCTGCGGCGGGTCGACATCCACGACGTGAAGGACGGTCCCCGCATCGAGGGTGACAACGTCGTGATCGAGGACAGCTACATCCACCACCTGCACCGGGTCGAGGGCGGTCACCACGACGCCATCCAGATCCGCAAGGGCAGCAACATCCAGATCCGCCGCAACAACCTGCAGGCCTACAACGCCGACACCGGCGACCCCATGAACGCCGCCATCCAGATCGGCTCGCTCACCGCCCCCATGCGGGGCCTGGTGGTCGACGGCAACCTCATGGACGGCGGCAACTACACCGTCAACTCCGGGAAGAGCGGCGCCGACCCGTCGTACTACCGGAACAACGTGTTCGGCCGGAACTACCGCTACGGGGTCCTGTCGTCGGGGCCGGGCGTGGTGTGGGAGAGCTCCAACGTCTGGCAGGACACGGGCCAGCCGGCCCGCTGAGCCGAGCGCCCTCCACCGGTGGCCTCAGCCATAACATCCGACCCGCGTGTCACAAGCACATGCCGATCGGTGTCGATGAGCGGATGGGGACGATCCCGGGGCCACCGGTGGCCGCGCGCACGCAGTCGTCGGACTGGAGCGCCACGCCCGAAACCGATGTGGGCGCCGCGCCCGTCGAGGACGACGACCAGCTCTTCGCCCGCATCTACCCGACCCTGCGCCGGTTCGCCGCCGTGGTCGCACCCCGGGAGACCGACCCCGACGACCTGCTCCAGGAAGCGACCGCCCGGGCGCTGCGCAAGGGCCCGCTCAGCCGGCTCGACAACCCCGAGGCCTACCTGCGCCGGACGATGGTCAACCTCGCCTCCAACGAGCGGCGCCGCCTGGGACGGTGGCGGCGGGCCCGGAACCGCCTCCAGGGCGACGAGGCCTCCCCGCCACCGAACAGCTACCCCTCCGACATGAGCGACCTCATGGCCCTGCCGGCCGAGGCCCGGG harbors:
- a CDS encoding sigma-70 family RNA polymerase sigma factor produces the protein MGTIPGPPVAARTQSSDWSATPETDVGAAPVEDDDQLFARIYPTLRRFAAVVAPRETDPDDLLQEATARALRKGPLSRLDNPEAYLRRTMVNLASNERRRLGRWRRARNRLQGDEASPPPNSYPSDMSDLMALPAEARAVLWLADVEGWSFDQVAQLLGCSSDAARARASRARWTLRHLIQGQDA